The following proteins are encoded in a genomic region of Candidatus Acidiferrales bacterium:
- the bamE gene encoding outer membrane protein assembly factor BamE codes for MKYLLIIVFATSISMAISSCATSEAVTGNPIDETAVTKIVDGQTTEDQIISWFGAPTTTSQLGDNVLYIYKYCKTSGSGLYTGYFGQTKSVEKCNELTVTFDKASGTVKTHRYQKAF; via the coding sequence ATGAAATACTTACTTATCATCGTATTCGCCACATCTATATCGATGGCGATTTCATCTTGTGCCACATCGGAGGCAGTTACTGGCAATCCGATAGATGAAACAGCGGTCACCAAGATCGTGGATGGACAAACTACCGAAGATCAAATCATCTCATGGTTCGGTGCCCCTACAACCACATCGCAACTTGGCGATAATGTCTTGTATATCTATAAGTACTGCAAAACTAGCGGCTCAGGTTTATATACAGGCTACTTCGGACAGACGAAGAGTGTAGAAAAGTGCAACGAACTTACTGTGACCTTCGACAAAGCCTCTGGAACCGTTAAGACTCACAGGTATCAAAAGGCATTTTGA